From Sceloporus undulatus isolate JIND9_A2432 ecotype Alabama chromosome 6, SceUnd_v1.1, whole genome shotgun sequence, one genomic window encodes:
- the HYOU1 gene encoding hypoxia up-regulated protein 1 isoform X1 — translation MTLSRLPAPPTCPNGGREWAGLACGWPMRWRRVLAAGGGASAEGRRRRKRCRPVSKAGSDEAQRETEAPLEEQGGKAGSVSQERPRSEGLRRERETEREGKSASVGGAFLGLSMVGGGSGARRTPALPALAFLFLACLPSRSDSLAVMSVDLGSESMKVAIVKPGVPMEIVLNKESRRKTPVVVTLKENERLFGDSAVGMAIKNPKVAFRYFQDLLGKHIDNPQVALYQSRFPEHELVKDARRETVTFKLSDKMQYSPEEILGMVLNYSRALAEEFAEQPIKDSVITVPAYFNQAERRAVLHAANMADLKVLQLINDNTAVALNYGVFRRKDINATAQNIMFYDMGSGSTVCTIVTYHTVKTKDSGTQPQLQIRGVGFDRTLGGLEMELRLRDHLAKLFNKQQPSKDVRKNLRAMAKLLKEANRLKTVLSANADHMAQIEGLLDDIDFKAKVSRQEFEDLCSDLFQRVAGPVQQALNSAEMNLNEIDQVILVGGATRVPKVQEFLLKAVGKEELGKNINADEAAAMGAVYQAAALSKAFKVKPFIVRDAAVFPIQVEFTREVEEEDKSKSLKHNRRILFQRMAPYPQRKVITFNRYTDDFEFHINYADMGFMSEHDLQVFGSLNLTRVKLHGVGESFKKHLDYESKGIKAHFNMDESGVLSLDRVESVFEKMVEDKPEEESTLTKLGNTISSLFGGGNPVPEAPENLTETVQEEEESQVESGKKNTKDEAGAASREDEKPSPTPSPSQEEAAGGDSAATDQQEEGAEKPDSPEAQEMPGTEKGEEPTKSPESSSGKASVEEEEEKPKPPKKQKLVEEITVELDVNDVPDLLPKELQDSIKKLQELTERDLEKQEREKSANSLEAFVFETQDKLYQEEYQFVSTAEEREDISKKLSKVSSWMEEEGYTATTKELKEKLSELKKLCRSLFFRVEERRKWPDLLAALESLLNHSSIFLKGARMIPEIDQIFTEVELSTLEKAINETMLWKNETLAEQNKLPPTAKPTLLSKDIELKIAALDREVQYLLNKAKFAKPKPKKKENTTKTEAGKNATVPPESEKVIPPKEEKQEGADEPEDASPVKEPPTEEPVQLESESGPGTGPHIEKQSEPREDTRTNDEL, via the exons ATGACGCTCTCCCGACTCCCGGCGCCTCCGACGTGTCCCAATGGCGGACGAGAGTGGGCGGGGCTTGCGTGTGGCTGGCCAATGAGGTGGCGCCGCGTCCTGGCTGCCGGAGGCGGGGCCTCCGCGGAAGGACGACGACGGCGAAAGCGCTGCCGGCCGGTCAGTAAGGCAGGAAGCGACGAGGCTCAGAGGGAGACAGAGGCGCCGCTGGAGGAGCAGGGAGGGAAAGCCGGCTCCGTCTCTCAGGAAAGGCCGCGGAGTGAGGGcctgaggagagagagggagacagagagggaagggaagtcGGCAAGCGTCGGAGGCGCCTTCCTCGGCCTCAGCATGGTTGGCGGCGGCAGCGGAGCCCGAAGGACGCCGGCCCTGCCCGCCTTGGCCTTCCTCTTCCTTGCCTGCCTGCCCTCCCGCTCAG ATTCCTTGGCAGTGATGTCAGTTGACCTGGGCAGCGAATCCATGAAGGTAGCCATTGTCAAGCCTGGGGTGCCAATGGAAATCGTCTTAAACAA GGAATCTCGAAGGAAAACCCCAGTGGTCGTGACCCTGAAGGAGAACGAGCGCCTCTTTGGCGACAGCGCTGTGGGAATG GCCATCAAGAATCCAAAAGTGGCATTCCGGTACTTCCAGGACCTTCTAGGCAAGCACATTGATAACCCTCAAGTGGCACTATATCAGTCACGGTTCCCAGAACATGAGCTGGTGAAAGATGCAAGGAGGGAGACAGTCACCTTTAAACTGTCAGA TAAAATGCAGTATTCTCCAGAAGAGATCCTGGGCATGGTCCTTAACTATTCCCGAGCATTAGCTGAGGAGTTTGCAG AGCAGCCCATCAAGGATTCTGTCATCACTGTCCCGGCCTACTTTAACCAAGCAGAGAGAAGAGCTGTCCTCCATGCAGCAAACATGGCAGATCTCAAGGTTTTGCAACTCATCAATGATAACACAGCGGTGGCCTTGAACTACGGGGTTTTCCGGAGGAAAGACATCAATGCTACAGCCCAG AATATCATGTTTTATGACATGGGATCTGGCAGCACTGTGTGTACCATTGTGACTTACCACACTGTGAAGACCAAGGACTCAGGGACCCAGCCTCAGTTGCAGATCCGAGGTGTTGG ATTTGATCGCACGCTAGGAGGGCTGGAGATGGAGCTGCGCCTTCGGGACCATCTGGCCAAGCTCTTCAACAAACAGCAGCCATCAAAGGATGTCCGGAAAAACCTCCGTGCCATGGCCAAACTCCTGAAGGAAGCTAACCGCCTGAAAACTGTACTAAGTGCCAATGCTGACCACATGGCCCAG ATCGAGGGCTTGTTGGATGACATTGATTTCAAGGCCAAGGTTTCACGGCAGGAGTTTGAGGATCTGTGTTCAGATTTGTTCCAGCGGGTTGCAGGGCCTGTGCAGCAGGCACTGAACAGTGCTGAGATGAATCTG aaTGAAATTGACCAGGTGATCCTAGTTGGCGGTGCCACCCGTGTGCCCAAAGTGCAGGAGTTTCTGCTGAAAGCCGTTGGCAA GGAAGAGCTGGGCAAGAACATCAATGCAGATGAAGCAGCTGCCATGGGTGCTGTCTACCAAGCAGCTGCCCTCAGCAAGGCGTTCAAAGTGAAGCCTTTCATTGTCCGTGATGCGGCTGTTTTCCCAATCCAG GTTGAGTTCACTCGTGAAGTGGAAGAGGAAGATAAATCCAAGAGTCTGAAGCACAACAGGCGGATCCTCTTCCAGCGCATGGCTCCCTATCCCCAGCGCAAGGTCATCACCTTCAACCGCTACACAGATGACTTTGAGTTTCACATCAACTACGCAGATATGGGTTTCATGAGTGAACATGACTTGCA AGTCTTTGGGTCCTTGAATCTCACACGGGTGAAGCTGCATGGTGTGGGTGAGAGCTTCAAGAAGCATTTGGATTATGAATCCAAAGGTATCAAGGCTCATTTCAACATGGATGAGAGTGGCGTGCTGAGCCTCGATCGC GTCGAATCTGTGTTTGAGAAAATGGTGGAGGACAAGCCAGAGGAGGAATCCACACTGACAA AGCTTGGCAACACCATCTCCAGCCTTTTTGGAGGAGGCAACCCTGTGCCAGAAGCCCCTGAGAACCTGACTGAGACTGTGCAG gaagaagaagagagccaAGTGGAATCTGGCAAAAAGAATACGAAGGATGAGGCTGGGGCTGCTAGCAGGGAGGACGAAAAGCCATCACCAACACCATCCCCTTctcaggaggaggctgctggagggGATTCTGCAGCAACAGACCAGCAAGAGGAGGGTGCAGAAAAGCCAGATTCTCCC GAAGCCCAAGAGATGCCTGGGACGGAGAAGGGAGAGGAGCCTACAAAGAGCCCTGAAAGCAGCAGTGGCAAAGCGTccgtggaagaggaggaggagaagccaaaGCCTCCCAAGAAGCAAAAACTGGTGGAGGAAATCACAGTGGAACTGGATGTGAATGATGTACCAGACTTGCTCCCGAAAGAGCTGCAGGACTCCATAAAGAA GTTGCAAGAGTTGACTGAGAGAGACCTAGAGAAGCAGGAGAGGGAGAAGTCAGCTAACAGCCTCGAGGCCTTTGTCTTTGAGACTCAG GACAAGCTCTATCAGGAGGAGTACCAATTTGTTTCAAcagcagaagagagagaggacATTTCCAAGAAGCTGAGCAAAGTTTCCAGCTGGATGGAAGAAGAGGGCTATACAGCCACAACTAAG GAACTGAAAGAGAAGCTTTCTGAGCTGAAGAAGCTTTGCCGGAGTCTTTTCTTCCgtgtggaggagaggaggaagtggCCAGACCTCCTGGCTGCCCTGGAGAGCTTGCTCAATCATTCCAGCATCTTCCTGAA GGGAGCACGGATGATCCCAGAGATTGATCAGATCTTTACGGAGGTGGAGCTGAGCACTTTGGAAAAAGCTATAAATGAGACAATG CTATGGAAGAACGAGACTTTAGCAGAGCAGAATAAGCTGCCTCCCACTGCCAAGCCTACGCTCCTTTCCAAAGACATTGAGCTGAAAATTGCAGCCCTGGATCGGGAAGTGCAGTATCTTCTCAATAAAGCCAAGTTTGCAAAGCCCAAGCCAAAGAAGAAGGAGAACACCACAAAAACAGAAGCAGGCAAGAATGCCACCGTGCCTCCAGAGAGTGAGAAAGTCATTCCTcccaaggaggagaagcaggaag GAGCAGACGAACCAGAGGACGCCAGCCCAGTCAAAGAGCCGCCCACGGAAGAGCCGGTGCAGTTGGAGAGTGAGTCGGGACCAGGCACAG gCCCACATATTGAAAAACAGTCTGAACCAAGGGAAGATACTAGAACCAATGATGAATTATAA
- the HYOU1 gene encoding hypoxia up-regulated protein 1 isoform X2, protein MTLSRLPAPPTCPNGGREWAGLACGWPMRWRRVLAAGGGASAEGRRRRKRCRPVSKAGSDEAQRETEAPLEEQGGKAGSVSQERPRSEGLRRERETEREGKSASVGGAFLGLSMVGGGSGARRTPALPALAFLFLACLPSRSDSLAVMSVDLGSESMKVAIVKPGVPMEIVLNKESRRKTPVVVTLKENERLFGDSAVGMAIKNPKVAFRYFQDLLGKHIDNPQVALYQSRFPEHELVKDARRETVTFKLSDKMQYSPEEILGMVLNYSRALAEEFAEQPIKDSVITVPAYFNQAERRAVLHAANMADLKVLQLINDNTAVALNYGVFRRKDINATAQNIMFYDMGSGSTVCTIVTYHTVKTKDSGTQPQLQIRGVGFDRTLGGLEMELRLRDHLAKLFNKQQPSKDVRKNLRAMAKLLKEANRLKTVLSANADHMAQIEGLLDDIDFKAKVSRQEFEDLCSDLFQRVAGPVQQALNSAEMNLNEIDQVILVGGATRVPKVQEFLLKAVGKEELGKNINADEAAAMGAVYQAAALSKAFKVKPFIVRDAAVFPIQVEFTREVEEEDKSKSLKHNRRILFQRMAPYPQRKVITFNRYTDDFEFHINYADMGFMSEHDLQVFGSLNLTRVKLHGVGESFKKHLDYESKGIKAHFNMDESGVLSLDRVESVFEKMVEDKPEEESTLTKLGNTISSLFGGGNPVPEAPENLTETVQEEEESQVESGKKNTKDEAGAASREDEKPSPTPSPSQEEAAGGDSAATDQQEEGAEKPDSPEAQEMPGTEKGEEPTKSPESSSGKASVEEEEEKPKPPKKQKLVEEITVELDVNDVPDLLPKELQDSIKKLQELTERDLEKQEREKSANSLEAFVFETQDKLYQEEYQFVSTAEEREDISKKLSKVSSWMEEEGYTATTKELKEKLSELKKLCRSLFFRVEERRKWPDLLAALESLLNHSSIFLKGARMIPEIDQIFTEVELSTLEKAINETMLWKNETLAEQNKLPPTAKPTLLSKDIELKIAALDREVQYLLNKAKFAKPKPKKKENTTKTEAGKNATVPPESEKVIPPKEEKQEDEPEDASPVKEPPTEEPVQLESESGPGTGPHIEKQSEPREDTRTNDEL, encoded by the exons ATGACGCTCTCCCGACTCCCGGCGCCTCCGACGTGTCCCAATGGCGGACGAGAGTGGGCGGGGCTTGCGTGTGGCTGGCCAATGAGGTGGCGCCGCGTCCTGGCTGCCGGAGGCGGGGCCTCCGCGGAAGGACGACGACGGCGAAAGCGCTGCCGGCCGGTCAGTAAGGCAGGAAGCGACGAGGCTCAGAGGGAGACAGAGGCGCCGCTGGAGGAGCAGGGAGGGAAAGCCGGCTCCGTCTCTCAGGAAAGGCCGCGGAGTGAGGGcctgaggagagagagggagacagagagggaagggaagtcGGCAAGCGTCGGAGGCGCCTTCCTCGGCCTCAGCATGGTTGGCGGCGGCAGCGGAGCCCGAAGGACGCCGGCCCTGCCCGCCTTGGCCTTCCTCTTCCTTGCCTGCCTGCCCTCCCGCTCAG ATTCCTTGGCAGTGATGTCAGTTGACCTGGGCAGCGAATCCATGAAGGTAGCCATTGTCAAGCCTGGGGTGCCAATGGAAATCGTCTTAAACAA GGAATCTCGAAGGAAAACCCCAGTGGTCGTGACCCTGAAGGAGAACGAGCGCCTCTTTGGCGACAGCGCTGTGGGAATG GCCATCAAGAATCCAAAAGTGGCATTCCGGTACTTCCAGGACCTTCTAGGCAAGCACATTGATAACCCTCAAGTGGCACTATATCAGTCACGGTTCCCAGAACATGAGCTGGTGAAAGATGCAAGGAGGGAGACAGTCACCTTTAAACTGTCAGA TAAAATGCAGTATTCTCCAGAAGAGATCCTGGGCATGGTCCTTAACTATTCCCGAGCATTAGCTGAGGAGTTTGCAG AGCAGCCCATCAAGGATTCTGTCATCACTGTCCCGGCCTACTTTAACCAAGCAGAGAGAAGAGCTGTCCTCCATGCAGCAAACATGGCAGATCTCAAGGTTTTGCAACTCATCAATGATAACACAGCGGTGGCCTTGAACTACGGGGTTTTCCGGAGGAAAGACATCAATGCTACAGCCCAG AATATCATGTTTTATGACATGGGATCTGGCAGCACTGTGTGTACCATTGTGACTTACCACACTGTGAAGACCAAGGACTCAGGGACCCAGCCTCAGTTGCAGATCCGAGGTGTTGG ATTTGATCGCACGCTAGGAGGGCTGGAGATGGAGCTGCGCCTTCGGGACCATCTGGCCAAGCTCTTCAACAAACAGCAGCCATCAAAGGATGTCCGGAAAAACCTCCGTGCCATGGCCAAACTCCTGAAGGAAGCTAACCGCCTGAAAACTGTACTAAGTGCCAATGCTGACCACATGGCCCAG ATCGAGGGCTTGTTGGATGACATTGATTTCAAGGCCAAGGTTTCACGGCAGGAGTTTGAGGATCTGTGTTCAGATTTGTTCCAGCGGGTTGCAGGGCCTGTGCAGCAGGCACTGAACAGTGCTGAGATGAATCTG aaTGAAATTGACCAGGTGATCCTAGTTGGCGGTGCCACCCGTGTGCCCAAAGTGCAGGAGTTTCTGCTGAAAGCCGTTGGCAA GGAAGAGCTGGGCAAGAACATCAATGCAGATGAAGCAGCTGCCATGGGTGCTGTCTACCAAGCAGCTGCCCTCAGCAAGGCGTTCAAAGTGAAGCCTTTCATTGTCCGTGATGCGGCTGTTTTCCCAATCCAG GTTGAGTTCACTCGTGAAGTGGAAGAGGAAGATAAATCCAAGAGTCTGAAGCACAACAGGCGGATCCTCTTCCAGCGCATGGCTCCCTATCCCCAGCGCAAGGTCATCACCTTCAACCGCTACACAGATGACTTTGAGTTTCACATCAACTACGCAGATATGGGTTTCATGAGTGAACATGACTTGCA AGTCTTTGGGTCCTTGAATCTCACACGGGTGAAGCTGCATGGTGTGGGTGAGAGCTTCAAGAAGCATTTGGATTATGAATCCAAAGGTATCAAGGCTCATTTCAACATGGATGAGAGTGGCGTGCTGAGCCTCGATCGC GTCGAATCTGTGTTTGAGAAAATGGTGGAGGACAAGCCAGAGGAGGAATCCACACTGACAA AGCTTGGCAACACCATCTCCAGCCTTTTTGGAGGAGGCAACCCTGTGCCAGAAGCCCCTGAGAACCTGACTGAGACTGTGCAG gaagaagaagagagccaAGTGGAATCTGGCAAAAAGAATACGAAGGATGAGGCTGGGGCTGCTAGCAGGGAGGACGAAAAGCCATCACCAACACCATCCCCTTctcaggaggaggctgctggagggGATTCTGCAGCAACAGACCAGCAAGAGGAGGGTGCAGAAAAGCCAGATTCTCCC GAAGCCCAAGAGATGCCTGGGACGGAGAAGGGAGAGGAGCCTACAAAGAGCCCTGAAAGCAGCAGTGGCAAAGCGTccgtggaagaggaggaggagaagccaaaGCCTCCCAAGAAGCAAAAACTGGTGGAGGAAATCACAGTGGAACTGGATGTGAATGATGTACCAGACTTGCTCCCGAAAGAGCTGCAGGACTCCATAAAGAA GTTGCAAGAGTTGACTGAGAGAGACCTAGAGAAGCAGGAGAGGGAGAAGTCAGCTAACAGCCTCGAGGCCTTTGTCTTTGAGACTCAG GACAAGCTCTATCAGGAGGAGTACCAATTTGTTTCAAcagcagaagagagagaggacATTTCCAAGAAGCTGAGCAAAGTTTCCAGCTGGATGGAAGAAGAGGGCTATACAGCCACAACTAAG GAACTGAAAGAGAAGCTTTCTGAGCTGAAGAAGCTTTGCCGGAGTCTTTTCTTCCgtgtggaggagaggaggaagtggCCAGACCTCCTGGCTGCCCTGGAGAGCTTGCTCAATCATTCCAGCATCTTCCTGAA GGGAGCACGGATGATCCCAGAGATTGATCAGATCTTTACGGAGGTGGAGCTGAGCACTTTGGAAAAAGCTATAAATGAGACAATG CTATGGAAGAACGAGACTTTAGCAGAGCAGAATAAGCTGCCTCCCACTGCCAAGCCTACGCTCCTTTCCAAAGACATTGAGCTGAAAATTGCAGCCCTGGATCGGGAAGTGCAGTATCTTCTCAATAAAGCCAAGTTTGCAAAGCCCAAGCCAAAGAAGAAGGAGAACACCACAAAAACAGAAGCAGGCAAGAATGCCACCGTGCCTCCAGAGAGTGAGAAAGTCATTCCTcccaaggaggagaagcaggaag ACGAACCAGAGGACGCCAGCCCAGTCAAAGAGCCGCCCACGGAAGAGCCGGTGCAGTTGGAGAGTGAGTCGGGACCAGGCACAG gCCCACATATTGAAAAACAGTCTGAACCAAGGGAAGATACTAGAACCAATGATGAATTATAA
- the HYOU1 gene encoding hypoxia up-regulated protein 1 isoform X3: protein MTLSRLPAPPTCPNGGREWAGLACGWPMRWRRVLAAGGGASAEGRRRRKRCRPVSKAGSDEAQRETEAPLEEQGGKAGSVSQERPRREGKSASVGGAFLGLSMVGGGSGARRTPALPALAFLFLACLPSRSDSLAVMSVDLGSESMKVAIVKPGVPMEIVLNKESRRKTPVVVTLKENERLFGDSAVGMAIKNPKVAFRYFQDLLGKHIDNPQVALYQSRFPEHELVKDARRETVTFKLSDKMQYSPEEILGMVLNYSRALAEEFAEQPIKDSVITVPAYFNQAERRAVLHAANMADLKVLQLINDNTAVALNYGVFRRKDINATAQNIMFYDMGSGSTVCTIVTYHTVKTKDSGTQPQLQIRGVGFDRTLGGLEMELRLRDHLAKLFNKQQPSKDVRKNLRAMAKLLKEANRLKTVLSANADHMAQIEGLLDDIDFKAKVSRQEFEDLCSDLFQRVAGPVQQALNSAEMNLNEIDQVILVGGATRVPKVQEFLLKAVGKEELGKNINADEAAAMGAVYQAAALSKAFKVKPFIVRDAAVFPIQVEFTREVEEEDKSKSLKHNRRILFQRMAPYPQRKVITFNRYTDDFEFHINYADMGFMSEHDLQVFGSLNLTRVKLHGVGESFKKHLDYESKGIKAHFNMDESGVLSLDRVESVFEKMVEDKPEEESTLTKLGNTISSLFGGGNPVPEAPENLTETVQEEEESQVESGKKNTKDEAGAASREDEKPSPTPSPSQEEAAGGDSAATDQQEEGAEKPDSPEAQEMPGTEKGEEPTKSPESSSGKASVEEEEEKPKPPKKQKLVEEITVELDVNDVPDLLPKELQDSIKKLQELTERDLEKQEREKSANSLEAFVFETQDKLYQEEYQFVSTAEEREDISKKLSKVSSWMEEEGYTATTKELKEKLSELKKLCRSLFFRVEERRKWPDLLAALESLLNHSSIFLKGARMIPEIDQIFTEVELSTLEKAINETMLWKNETLAEQNKLPPTAKPTLLSKDIELKIAALDREVQYLLNKAKFAKPKPKKKENTTKTEAGKNATVPPESEKVIPPKEEKQEGADEPEDASPVKEPPTEEPVQLESESGPGTGPHIEKQSEPREDTRTNDEL from the exons ATGACGCTCTCCCGACTCCCGGCGCCTCCGACGTGTCCCAATGGCGGACGAGAGTGGGCGGGGCTTGCGTGTGGCTGGCCAATGAGGTGGCGCCGCGTCCTGGCTGCCGGAGGCGGGGCCTCCGCGGAAGGACGACGACGGCGAAAGCGCTGCCGGCCGGTCAGTAAGGCAGGAAGCGACGAGGCTCAGAGGGAGACAGAGGCGCCGCTGGAGGAGCAGGGAGGGAAAGCCGGCTCCGTCTCTCAGGAAAGGCCGCG gagggaagggaagtcGGCAAGCGTCGGAGGCGCCTTCCTCGGCCTCAGCATGGTTGGCGGCGGCAGCGGAGCCCGAAGGACGCCGGCCCTGCCCGCCTTGGCCTTCCTCTTCCTTGCCTGCCTGCCCTCCCGCTCAG ATTCCTTGGCAGTGATGTCAGTTGACCTGGGCAGCGAATCCATGAAGGTAGCCATTGTCAAGCCTGGGGTGCCAATGGAAATCGTCTTAAACAA GGAATCTCGAAGGAAAACCCCAGTGGTCGTGACCCTGAAGGAGAACGAGCGCCTCTTTGGCGACAGCGCTGTGGGAATG GCCATCAAGAATCCAAAAGTGGCATTCCGGTACTTCCAGGACCTTCTAGGCAAGCACATTGATAACCCTCAAGTGGCACTATATCAGTCACGGTTCCCAGAACATGAGCTGGTGAAAGATGCAAGGAGGGAGACAGTCACCTTTAAACTGTCAGA TAAAATGCAGTATTCTCCAGAAGAGATCCTGGGCATGGTCCTTAACTATTCCCGAGCATTAGCTGAGGAGTTTGCAG AGCAGCCCATCAAGGATTCTGTCATCACTGTCCCGGCCTACTTTAACCAAGCAGAGAGAAGAGCTGTCCTCCATGCAGCAAACATGGCAGATCTCAAGGTTTTGCAACTCATCAATGATAACACAGCGGTGGCCTTGAACTACGGGGTTTTCCGGAGGAAAGACATCAATGCTACAGCCCAG AATATCATGTTTTATGACATGGGATCTGGCAGCACTGTGTGTACCATTGTGACTTACCACACTGTGAAGACCAAGGACTCAGGGACCCAGCCTCAGTTGCAGATCCGAGGTGTTGG ATTTGATCGCACGCTAGGAGGGCTGGAGATGGAGCTGCGCCTTCGGGACCATCTGGCCAAGCTCTTCAACAAACAGCAGCCATCAAAGGATGTCCGGAAAAACCTCCGTGCCATGGCCAAACTCCTGAAGGAAGCTAACCGCCTGAAAACTGTACTAAGTGCCAATGCTGACCACATGGCCCAG ATCGAGGGCTTGTTGGATGACATTGATTTCAAGGCCAAGGTTTCACGGCAGGAGTTTGAGGATCTGTGTTCAGATTTGTTCCAGCGGGTTGCAGGGCCTGTGCAGCAGGCACTGAACAGTGCTGAGATGAATCTG aaTGAAATTGACCAGGTGATCCTAGTTGGCGGTGCCACCCGTGTGCCCAAAGTGCAGGAGTTTCTGCTGAAAGCCGTTGGCAA GGAAGAGCTGGGCAAGAACATCAATGCAGATGAAGCAGCTGCCATGGGTGCTGTCTACCAAGCAGCTGCCCTCAGCAAGGCGTTCAAAGTGAAGCCTTTCATTGTCCGTGATGCGGCTGTTTTCCCAATCCAG GTTGAGTTCACTCGTGAAGTGGAAGAGGAAGATAAATCCAAGAGTCTGAAGCACAACAGGCGGATCCTCTTCCAGCGCATGGCTCCCTATCCCCAGCGCAAGGTCATCACCTTCAACCGCTACACAGATGACTTTGAGTTTCACATCAACTACGCAGATATGGGTTTCATGAGTGAACATGACTTGCA AGTCTTTGGGTCCTTGAATCTCACACGGGTGAAGCTGCATGGTGTGGGTGAGAGCTTCAAGAAGCATTTGGATTATGAATCCAAAGGTATCAAGGCTCATTTCAACATGGATGAGAGTGGCGTGCTGAGCCTCGATCGC GTCGAATCTGTGTTTGAGAAAATGGTGGAGGACAAGCCAGAGGAGGAATCCACACTGACAA AGCTTGGCAACACCATCTCCAGCCTTTTTGGAGGAGGCAACCCTGTGCCAGAAGCCCCTGAGAACCTGACTGAGACTGTGCAG gaagaagaagagagccaAGTGGAATCTGGCAAAAAGAATACGAAGGATGAGGCTGGGGCTGCTAGCAGGGAGGACGAAAAGCCATCACCAACACCATCCCCTTctcaggaggaggctgctggagggGATTCTGCAGCAACAGACCAGCAAGAGGAGGGTGCAGAAAAGCCAGATTCTCCC GAAGCCCAAGAGATGCCTGGGACGGAGAAGGGAGAGGAGCCTACAAAGAGCCCTGAAAGCAGCAGTGGCAAAGCGTccgtggaagaggaggaggagaagccaaaGCCTCCCAAGAAGCAAAAACTGGTGGAGGAAATCACAGTGGAACTGGATGTGAATGATGTACCAGACTTGCTCCCGAAAGAGCTGCAGGACTCCATAAAGAA GTTGCAAGAGTTGACTGAGAGAGACCTAGAGAAGCAGGAGAGGGAGAAGTCAGCTAACAGCCTCGAGGCCTTTGTCTTTGAGACTCAG GACAAGCTCTATCAGGAGGAGTACCAATTTGTTTCAAcagcagaagagagagaggacATTTCCAAGAAGCTGAGCAAAGTTTCCAGCTGGATGGAAGAAGAGGGCTATACAGCCACAACTAAG GAACTGAAAGAGAAGCTTTCTGAGCTGAAGAAGCTTTGCCGGAGTCTTTTCTTCCgtgtggaggagaggaggaagtggCCAGACCTCCTGGCTGCCCTGGAGAGCTTGCTCAATCATTCCAGCATCTTCCTGAA GGGAGCACGGATGATCCCAGAGATTGATCAGATCTTTACGGAGGTGGAGCTGAGCACTTTGGAAAAAGCTATAAATGAGACAATG CTATGGAAGAACGAGACTTTAGCAGAGCAGAATAAGCTGCCTCCCACTGCCAAGCCTACGCTCCTTTCCAAAGACATTGAGCTGAAAATTGCAGCCCTGGATCGGGAAGTGCAGTATCTTCTCAATAAAGCCAAGTTTGCAAAGCCCAAGCCAAAGAAGAAGGAGAACACCACAAAAACAGAAGCAGGCAAGAATGCCACCGTGCCTCCAGAGAGTGAGAAAGTCATTCCTcccaaggaggagaagcaggaag GAGCAGACGAACCAGAGGACGCCAGCCCAGTCAAAGAGCCGCCCACGGAAGAGCCGGTGCAGTTGGAGAGTGAGTCGGGACCAGGCACAG gCCCACATATTGAAAAACAGTCTGAACCAAGGGAAGATACTAGAACCAATGATGAATTATAA